One segment of Anastrepha obliqua isolate idAnaObli1 chromosome 3, idAnaObli1_1.0, whole genome shotgun sequence DNA contains the following:
- the LOC129240439 gene encoding vitellogenin-1: protein MYHVPAKFTPDIKKMHFQYITSCKNYSVPLMEAEKLWHHMSFNKLRKVVILATGWTNTVNNSSTLALLSKAYLCRKDVNFIIVDAAFYVDTLYKWSALNTEEIGAYIAKGLTHLVKVIPLKNIHLIGHSLGAHIMGTAGRTFTKLTGLQIPRITGLDPAKPCFRKNDTLSSLRKGDAKFVDVIHTNIGILAKKEPLGDIDFYPGGANALPPGCMTAACAHSRAVEYFAESVYPGNTANFIGFKCKNWKALEKVKCNHEITSPMGYGVNHQRKGIFYVPVNRKSPYGKSATLNSTRWENAKCSKCEKRRR, encoded by the exons ATGTACCATGTGCCAGCCAAATTTACAcccgatattaaaaaaatgcattttcaatACATCACTTCTTGTAAAAATTACAGTGTACCGCTGATGGAAGCGGAAAAGTTATGGCACCACATGAGCTTTAATAAGTTGCGGAAAGTTGTGATTTTAGCAACTGGTTGGACAAATACAGTAAATAATTCGTCAACGTTAGCGTTGCTTTCGAAAGCGTATCTCTGCCGGAAGGATGTGAATTTTATT ATTGTTGACGCTGCATTCTATGTAGATACGCTGTACAAATGGTCCGCACTGAATACTGAAGAAATCGGTGCTTACATTGCAAAAGGTCTAACGCATTTGGTAAAAGTAATACCGTTGAAAAATATCCACCTAATAG GACATAGCCTGGGTGCACATATAATGGGCACTGCTGGACGTACATTCACCAAGTTGACGGGTCTACAAATACCACGCATTACCGGTCTGGATCCGGCCAAACCATGCTTTCGCAAAAACGATACACTCAGCAGTTTACGAAAAGGTGATGCCAAATTTGTGGAcgttatacatacaaatatcggCATATTGGCGAAAAAGGAGCCTCTTGGCGATATCGATTTCTATCCTGGTGGCGCGAATGCGCTACCACCTGGCTGTATGACAGCAGCTTGCGCACACTCACGAGCGGTAGAATATTTTGCCGAGAGTGTGTATCCGGGAAATACTGCGAATTTTATCGGTTTCAAGTGTAAAAATTGGAAAGCGTTAGAGAAAGTTAAATGTAATCATGAAATAACCTCGCCCATGGGCTATGGAGTGAATCATCAACGAAAAGGCATATTTTATGTGCCAGTGAACCGAAAGTCACCGTATGGCAAATCGGCTACACTGAACAGTACACGATGGGAAAATGCAAAGTGCAGTAAATGTGAAAAAAGGCGAAGGTAG